The Desulfotignum phosphitoxidans DSM 13687 nucleotide sequence TCCGGGACAAGAAAATCGAAACCATCATCGGCCGGGCCCGGCGGAACCTGCGGCGAATCCTGAATATTCAGTTTGAAGTGGAAGACCTGCTCAAGAAAAAACAGTTCACTGCCTTTCATATCCTCACCCGGCTCATTGATGCCTGCGTGGATGAACTGGCCCTGCTCACCGAGATCCAGGCCCAAGACGAGACCCGGACCGGAAACGCGGACATGATGACCGGGGTGCGCCAGGCCGTGGAGAAAATTTTCGGACCCCATCGCCTGACCCGGCAGACCATTCATCTGGATCAATACATGGCCCGGCACTTAGAGCGCCTGGCTCCGGATTTTGCTTTTCGCCGTCTCACGCTGGAAACCGGTCTGGAAAAAACGCACCTTGTGCACATGCCTGAAGAGATCCTGGATATTATTGTCACGGGCCTGGTCCGAAATGCCGTGGAATACACACCGGACGGTGGAAAAATCCAAATTCAAGTGTTCTCCAAAAACAACCGTCCCACCCTGGTCATCCAGGATTACGGCATCGGGTTTACCCCGGAAAAACTGCGCCTGATTTTTGAAAACTATTTTACCCCGCCGGATTCATCCGAATACACCACCAAGCAGCCTTTTGAATTCAATGCCGGGGGCCGGGGGTTTGATCTGCTGCGCATCAAACTGTTTTCAGAACGGTATAATTTTACCCTGGACATTGACGCTACCCGGTGCCGGTTCATTCCGGCCGACACGGACACCTGTCCCGGTGACATCCGGCGCTGCCGGTTTTGCACAACGCCGGATGACTGTCTGAATTCCGGAGCCACCACGGTTACGCTGATATTTTAGCGTTTCAGATTTTTTTACCGCACTGGGGGCAGAATTTGTACGCTTTGTCCGCCACGGGTGTATCACAGGCCGCACATTTTCGGGGCACCGGCCCCAGCTTTACCAGCAGTTCTCCTTTTTTCACAGGCACCATTTTTTTGTCGAATTTGTAATCCGCGGTTTTAAGAACACTTTCAACAATGCCTTCCACCGGGGACACCACGGCTTTTTCCTGTTTCATGATGGTGATGTTGAACAGCTCTTCCCCGGCCTTGACCACATCCCCGGGTTTGACATACATGATCCACAGATCTCCGTTGGACGGGGCCGCCGCATGGTACGGGTTGTTCGGGTCGGCCATCTGCATGGTATCGGCCCCGGGTCCCGCGGCATCCGCTACCTTGACCGTGTGGATGAACACCTCGGCATCCAGGGTGTACCGCACCACAGCCATGCCTTTGTCATCCGGGGACTCAATGCCCAGAATTTTCATGGCATGGGGTTTGCCTTCCGTATCGGTGAAAAACAGTTCCCGGCCCGGCACCAGGCCTTCAAACCAGACATCCAGGGGCACCCGGTTGGGATTGCCGAATTCCTGACGGAACAGGATGGTTTTCAAGGCGTCTCCGGGGTGGTTGAGATACATGACCAGCTCTTCGGGTGTGGCGATGCGGTTGATCTGTTTTTCCAGGGCCTGTTTTTCCGATTCAATATCTATGGATGGCAGCCCGTCCAGGGGAGAGGATTCCGTTCGGTCAGACAATGCCTTGGCACTGTTTTTTCCAAACGCACTTTCATACACCCAGTCCGGGGGAAATCCCAGGGGCAGGCGCCCGAATTTCCCCAGCAGCAGGTTTTTAAAGGCATCGTTGCTGTCTTTATACAGCACCTGCCGCTCTTCTTTCAACGTATCATCCATCTCATCTTCCGGCGTGGAAATCACGGCATCCAGTATCCACAGCAGATGATCGACTTCTTCTTCACCCCCCCGCTGATACGCACTGGTCACGGCCAGAAATGCGGTGTTCCAGGTAATCTGGGAGCCGGGTGTGACATCGTGATATTTGATGATCTGCCGGGTGCCGGCCAGAAATTTAAGCATCTGGGGCAGCAGATGGATGTATCCCTGTTTCATGGCCCCTTCCTGGGAAGAGGAGGTGGCCCCGCCGGGCATGCCGTGGTGAATCACGTCATGATCGATGCCCTGGAAAAAAGGCGCCGTGTACCGGTCATACCAGGGCATGATCTGTTTGAGCACAAAATTGCTGTGACGGATCATATCCTTGTTCAGACGGATTTTCAGCCCCAGCTCTTCTTCCATGTAGGCAGCCGTGGACAAGACCTCGCCCTGGCCGTACCAGCGCACGGCCGCACCGATGGCCGTGTCCACGATATGGGCACCGGCTTTGGCCGCGGCCCCCACGGCCGGGACAAACAATCCGTCCGTGCAGTGGCGGTGATAATGAAGCACCAGATCCGGATACTGTTTGCGGATCGCTGTCACCAACGCGGTAATGAACCGGGGCGGGCACACCCCGGCCATGTCCTTGAGACCCAGAATAAACAGGGAACAGGCTTTTTGGGCGGATACGCCGGCCACATCCGCGGCCTGCCGGATAATTTCCGCCACCACCCCCATGTAATGATTCACATCAAACCCTTTGGCCCAGGACAAAGACACGGCCGGCTGCCACACATTGCCCCGGGAGTTCATCACCACCTCGGCCAGGGGCCGCATATTATCGATATGATTAAGGAAATCAAAACACCGCACAATGTCATGGTGCTCGCAGATGAATTCACTGGTGAACTGCATCAGATTCCCTGGCTGGGGTTTGTACCCCAGCAGATTGGTGGATCGCACCAGAATCTGCTTGGGCGTCAGGGGCGCGAACTGGTCCCACATTCTGGCTTCATTGAACGGATAGGTCATGTTGGCCATCATGGCCACATGAAAATGGGCCCCGCCCCCGTTTTCCAGGGAGAAAAATCCGCACCGGTCCAGATACGGCCCCATGAGTTTGTCTTCGGCCAGGCGGAACCGGTTTCCGGAGTTGGACTGGGTGATATCCCGGGCCGTGGTGTCTGAAAAATGAACGATCCCGGAATCCCGGACATAATCGATCAAAGCCTGACGATCGCCCCGGGGATAAGGCCCGGACGCCGGAAGCGGGGGCAGGGCCGGCAGCACCGGGTTGAACGCTCCCACCCGCTTGTCAGACACACCCCGGTAGTCGGACAGCTGGACATGGGGATTGTATCCCATGGCAGAAATATCCGCGATCAGCCGTGACAGGCGCAACGCTTCGGATTCGCTGTCCTGATACCGCATCAGTCCCGGGGTTTTCTCCACAAACCGGGTGTCATACTCACCGGATCTGAACACGGGATTCGCAATAATTTTCAGGTGAAACGGGATGGTGGTTTTCAGCCCGCCGATCACATATTCCTTTAACGCCCGGTTCATCACGGCCAGGGTCTTTTCCCATGAATCACCATGGGCAATGAGCAACGAGGCGGCCGAGTCATAGTTGGAGGGAAATTCATACCCGCCGGCAATACAGGAATCCAGCCGGACCCCGGGGCCTCCCGGCGAGATATACCGCACAATATGGCCGGCATTGGGGGCAAAATCGTTTCTGGGGTCTTCGCAGTTGATGCGCACCTGAAGGGCATGGGCCACGGGCCGGGTTTTTTCTTGCGTGAACCGCAAAGTGGACCCGAATGCCACGGCAATTTGTTCCTCCACCAGGTCGATGCCGTACCGGCATTCCGTGATCCCGTGCTCCACCTGGAGCCGGGTGTTCACCTCGATGAGATACGGATTCTGGTGTTCATCCACCAGGAACTCCACCGTGGCAAGGGAATAATAGCCCACGGCCGCCACCAGGGCTTTGGCATAATCTTTAAGCCGTTGCCGCAGTTCTTCGGTCATCTTCGGCCAGGGGGACGGGGTGATCTCCACCAGTTTCTGGTGATTCCGCTGGACCGTGCAGTCCCGTTCGTCAAAAGCAAATACATTGCCGTGCTGGTCCGCAATAACTTGAATTTCAATGTGCCGCACCGAGGTGAGCAGTTTTTCCACATAAATTCTGGGATTGCCGAAAGAGGCCTGGGCCAGGACCGCAGCCTTGGAAAACGCGGTTTCCAGCTGGTCCATGTCATAGATTTCATAGATGCCCCGGCCCCCGCCGCCACCCTCGGCCTTGAGCATGACCGGCAGTCCCATCTCCAGGGCGATCTCCCGGGCTTCGGCCACCTCCACGGCGTCCAGAGAACCCGGAACCACAGGCACATCCAATTTCCGGGCCAGTTCTCTGACCTTTACCTTGTTGCCCAGAAGGGTCATGGGTTCCGTGGGCGGACCGATGAACAAGATCCCTTTTTCCGCGCATTTTTTCGGAAAACCGGCATCTTCGGAAGCAAATCCCCATCCCGGATGCACGGCCACCACATCCTGTTCTTTGGCCAGTTTCAAAATATGGTCGATATCCAGGTATGCCCGGGGATTTTCCCCTAAAAGCATCAGTTCCTGGGCACCGGAGGTAAAGGGGGCGGTTTTGTCCACATCGGTCACGGTGAGAACCGGAACCGCCATGAGTTCTTCGCGGATGGAACGGATAATCCGCCGGGCTGTGATGCCTCGGTTGGCTACCAGGATTTTTTTTCCCTTGATCTCCCTGACCACCTGTTCAAATGTTTTTGCTTCCATATCATGCTCCTTGATACATCAATCATGTCACCCTGGGGGTAACGGTTCCCGAACGGATGTGAACAATGCCTTTATTTGTTCTGACCTCAAGGCGCCCCTGGTCATCCACCCCCAGAACAATGGCGGGACCATCAAAAATTTTGGTATGTTCCAGCACGACCGGTTCATTTTTCCATGCCAGAGCGGTATTCACTTCCCGAACGACGGCGGCCGGGTCTGCTGTCAACGCAGAGAACCGATCCAAAATGTTTTTCAGAAAACACCGCCATATGTCAAAAAGGGATAAGTTTACATCAGAAATGTTCAAACATCCAGCCGGAAGATGAAAAAAATTCTCCATCACACTGTTTTCAGGGGCGTTCCGGATATTCATACCGATCCCGGCCATGAAAACACCCTGTTTTTCTTCAATCAATATTCCCCCGGCCTTGCGGTCATTGACCAGGATATCATTGGGCCATTTGATGCAGGCCGGAATATCGATGTCTGCCAGTGCCCGGATCAGGGGCAGGGCCGTGGCCATGGACAGCAGCGGGCCTAAGTTTTCAGCCGTATCCGGCAGCCGCAGGGTGACGGCCAGGCTGCCGGGTTCGGACACCCAGACCCGGCCCTGCCGTCCCCTGGCCCGGGTCTGGGCATGGGCCAGAATCCAGGCATATTCGGGAAACCGGTTCCGGTTGTGCAGGTGCCATGCCAGATTCATGGTTGACTCACATACCGGAACGACAAATCCTGAACAGCCGCAGCAATGGGCCGGCATCAGACCGGGGATACCCAAATCCATCATTGACCTGTCAGGGCGGTACAAAAAACCGTCACCATATCATTTTTTCTTCTGATGGTCTTTTCCCAATGACCGTTCCTTTTTGTCTGACTCAATGCGTGGAAAATATTATATATATCACATTCCTGATTTTCAGTCCAAATCCTGTTTCATGTCAATAAAAAAAACAGGGTGCTTTTTCATTTCAACTTTGATAATTTTTTCCTTCCGATGGGGGTCTCTGGTAAATTTAATTGACAATTTCAATTGTTTCCGTAAAATAACCGAATCGACCGCTAACAGGAGAAACCAAATGAACATTTTAACCTTGCTGGGCAGTGCCCGGAAAAAAGGAAATACCGCCACCGCTTTAGGGTGGGTGGAAGATGCCCTCACGGGCATGGGCCATGATGTCACCCGGGTGTATCTTCACGGCAGACATTTGAACGGGTGTATGGGCTGCAACCAGTGCAAACAGGTACTTGATGCCCCGGGATGTGTCCAGCAAGACGATGTCCCGGAAATTCTGGCGCAAATGGTGGCTGCGGATCTGATCCTCTACGCGTCTCCCTTGTATTTCTGGGGAGCGAGCGCCCAGCTCAAAGCGGTCATAGACCGGACCTACAGCCTGTATACTCGGTACCATGAAACCGACCACGCCTCGTTGCTGGAAGGACGCCGTCAGGCTGTTTTAATGACGGGTGCCGGCGGATGGGACAACAATGCGGAAGGGGCCTTCACCGCGTTCAAACGGATGCAGAAACCCCACAAAACCCATTATGCCGGTGAATGGTTTATCGGTAACTGCACCACACCTTCGGCGATGACCCCGGCCATTAAAAACAAGGCCCTGGACTTTGCCCGGCAGATCAGTGTGTGACCATGGAAAACAAAACCAGTATGCAGATCATGATGCGGCTGCGCCAGATTATTCAGGAAATGTCGAGGCATTCCAAACAGCTGCAGGAAAAATACAAAATCACGCTGCCCCAGCTGATCTGCCTCAATGAAATTGCGGATCACGGACCCATTGCCATCGGCGCGTTGACCCAGATCGTTTTCATCAACAATTCCACGGTCACGGGCATCATCGACCGTCTGGAGCGCCGGAACCTGGTCCACCGGGTAAGAATCAGCAAGGACCGGCGCCAGGTGCATGTGGAAATCACCCAGGCCGGCAGAAATTTTCTCGAAAATGCGCCGACCCCCATCCATCACCGGTTTATGGAAAAACTGGAAAAAATGAATTCCCAGGATGTATCCCTGCTCATGTGGGGGCTTGAACTGTTAGTAGATATGCTGGCCCAGACCGATCCGGCCTCCCCCTCACCGACTCCGCCGTTACATCTCATTGAAGCAGATGATGACATGTCCGTTCCCAACGGAAACATCTGACCGAAAATATTTTTACCCCCATTGACTTGACAATGCCCTTTCATCAATGGTATTTATTTGTTTGTATATTTTGAACAGAAAATATTTTACTGCGTAAATACCAAAATGAAACCTTCGCAACCTTACAGCACCCGGTGTTCTGCCGGTATACCCGGCTGCAGGAGCGGTTTCATGCCCGGCCCAACCCATTCGGTCGGAATTTATTAACATAATCTTAACGACGGGAGAAAAAAGATGAAAGATTTTTCATTTGTTTTACCGCAAGTCGATAAAGCCGATCAGGGAAAAGAAAAAATTATCGTCACCTACAAAGGGGAAACCCGAGAACTGCTCACCCATGATTACGGGGAAATTTATAAAATACCCGGTCTGTATGAAAACCTGTTCTACGACACACTGGCCTGCCAGTCACCCCAGGTCGTGTGCGGGCTTTTGGAAAAAGCCATGAACGGCAATGCTTCTAATTCACAAGACCGGGTGGCCCTGGATGTCGGAGCCGGCAACGGCATGGTGGGAGAAGAACTGGCAAAAATCGGTTTTAACACCATCATTGGTGTGGATATTATTGAAGAGGCGGTCGAGGCCACATTACGGGATCGCCCCGGCATTTATGATGAGTATTTTATTGAAGACCTCACGGATCTGCCTGAAAAAGTGGAACAAAAAATCCTTGAAAAAGATCCCAACTGCATGTCCATCGTGGCGGCCTTGGGGTTTGACGACATTCCACCGGAAGCGTTTGCCAGTGCATATAACCTGATTTCCGAAGACGGGTGGATCGCCTTTAACATCAAAGATGAATTTCTTCAGGACAATCACCCGTCCGGTTTTTCAAAACTCATCGATGAAATGGTGGCCTCCGATATCATGGAAATTGTTGAAAAAGAAAGATATCAGCATCGGCTGTGCCTGGACGGCACCCCGTTGAACTATTATGCGGTGGTGGGAAGGAAACAGGAACCTGTTTCCGATACCTTCATTGCGCAATATCAATAGCAGATCGATCATCAGCAACCAGATCGTACTGAATACCGTCCTAAAACCCAAAAAAAAAGGGAGAAAACCTTTATGTTACAAGATGTGACCACGTTTCAACCCCGGTTGAAAGTCTTTAATAAAAAACAGGCCATGGCTATTCATGATGCGGCCTTGAAAATACTGGCCACCACGGGATTCCGCATGGAACATGACGGGGTTCTGGAGATGCTTCTGGATCATGGCTGTACTCTGGACAAGGACAACCGGGTGATCATGCCCGAAGCGCTGGTGGACAACGCCGTCATGTCCGCCCCTAAAAAATTCGATATATATGATCAGACCGGCAACCTGGCCATGCCCCTGGAAGGGGAAAACTTTTTCTTCGGCACCGGGTCTGACACGATTTTTACCATAGACCTGGAAACCGGTGAAAGGCGGCGCCCCGTGCTCGCCGATACGGGCAACTTCGCCCGGCTGGTGGATGCGCT carries:
- a CDS encoding pyruvate carboxylase; translated protein: MEAKTFEQVVREIKGKKILVANRGITARRIIRSIREELMAVPVLTVTDVDKTAPFTSGAQELMLLGENPRAYLDIDHILKLAKEQDVVAVHPGWGFASEDAGFPKKCAEKGILFIGPPTEPMTLLGNKVKVRELARKLDVPVVPGSLDAVEVAEAREIALEMGLPVMLKAEGGGGGRGIYEIYDMDQLETAFSKAAVLAQASFGNPRIYVEKLLTSVRHIEIQVIADQHGNVFAFDERDCTVQRNHQKLVEITPSPWPKMTEELRQRLKDYAKALVAAVGYYSLATVEFLVDEHQNPYLIEVNTRLQVEHGITECRYGIDLVEEQIAVAFGSTLRFTQEKTRPVAHALQVRINCEDPRNDFAPNAGHIVRYISPGGPGVRLDSCIAGGYEFPSNYDSAASLLIAHGDSWEKTLAVMNRALKEYVIGGLKTTIPFHLKIIANPVFRSGEYDTRFVEKTPGLMRYQDSESEALRLSRLIADISAMGYNPHVQLSDYRGVSDKRVGAFNPVLPALPPLPASGPYPRGDRQALIDYVRDSGIVHFSDTTARDITQSNSGNRFRLAEDKLMGPYLDRCGFFSLENGGGAHFHVAMMANMTYPFNEARMWDQFAPLTPKQILVRSTNLLGYKPQPGNLMQFTSEFICEHHDIVRCFDFLNHIDNMRPLAEVVMNSRGNVWQPAVSLSWAKGFDVNHYMGVVAEIIRQAADVAGVSAQKACSLFILGLKDMAGVCPPRFITALVTAIRKQYPDLVLHYHRHCTDGLFVPAVGAAAKAGAHIVDTAIGAAVRWYGQGEVLSTAAYMEEELGLKIRLNKDMIRHSNFVLKQIMPWYDRYTAPFFQGIDHDVIHHGMPGGATSSSQEGAMKQGYIHLLPQMLKFLAGTRQIIKYHDVTPGSQITWNTAFLAVTSAYQRGGEEEVDHLLWILDAVISTPEDEMDDTLKEERQVLYKDSNDAFKNLLLGKFGRLPLGFPPDWVYESAFGKNSAKALSDRTESSPLDGLPSIDIESEKQALEKQINRIATPEELVMYLNHPGDALKTILFRQEFGNPNRVPLDVWFEGLVPGRELFFTDTEGKPHAMKILGIESPDDKGMAVVRYTLDAEVFIHTVKVADAAGPGADTMQMADPNNPYHAAAPSNGDLWIMYVKPGDVVKAGEELFNITIMKQEKAVVSPVEGIVESVLKTADYKFDKKMVPVKKGELLVKLGPVPRKCAACDTPVADKAYKFCPQCGKKI
- a CDS encoding biotin--[acetyl-CoA-carboxylase] ligase, with the translated sequence MMDLGIPGLMPAHCCGCSGFVVPVCESTMNLAWHLHNRNRFPEYAWILAHAQTRARGRQGRVWVSEPGSLAVTLRLPDTAENLGPLLSMATALPLIRALADIDIPACIKWPNDILVNDRKAGGILIEEKQGVFMAGIGMNIRNAPENSVMENFFHLPAGCLNISDVNLSLFDIWRCFLKNILDRFSALTADPAAVVREVNTALAWKNEPVVLEHTKIFDGPAIVLGVDDQGRLEVRTNKGIVHIRSGTVTPRVT
- a CDS encoding flavodoxin family protein, whose amino-acid sequence is MNILTLLGSARKKGNTATALGWVEDALTGMGHDVTRVYLHGRHLNGCMGCNQCKQVLDAPGCVQQDDVPEILAQMVAADLILYASPLYFWGASAQLKAVIDRTYSLYTRYHETDHASLLEGRRQAVLMTGAGGWDNNAEGAFTAFKRMQKPHKTHYAGEWFIGNCTTPSAMTPAIKNKALDFARQISV
- a CDS encoding MarR family winged helix-turn-helix transcriptional regulator codes for the protein MENKTSMQIMMRLRQIIQEMSRHSKQLQEKYKITLPQLICLNEIADHGPIAIGALTQIVFINNSTVTGIIDRLERRNLVHRVRISKDRRQVHVEITQAGRNFLENAPTPIHHRFMEKLEKMNSQDVSLLMWGLELLVDMLAQTDPASPSPTPPLHLIEADDDMSVPNGNI
- a CDS encoding class I SAM-dependent DNA methyltransferase translates to MKDFSFVLPQVDKADQGKEKIIVTYKGETRELLTHDYGEIYKIPGLYENLFYDTLACQSPQVVCGLLEKAMNGNASNSQDRVALDVGAGNGMVGEELAKIGFNTIIGVDIIEEAVEATLRDRPGIYDEYFIEDLTDLPEKVEQKILEKDPNCMSIVAALGFDDIPPEAFASAYNLISEDGWIAFNIKDEFLQDNHPSGFSKLIDEMVASDIMEIVEKERYQHRLCLDGTPLNYYAVVGRKQEPVSDTFIAQYQ